DNA from Burkholderiales bacterium:
TGTGCGCGCTGCTGCGTGCGAATCCCGCCACGGCAATGCTGCCGGTCGTCATGGTGACTGCGCTTGACGCGCGCGAGGAACGGGTCCAGGGAATCGAAGCCGGCGCCGACGATTTCCTGAGCAAGCCCATCAATCAGCCTGAATTGCTGGCGCGGGTTCGCTCACTGCTGCGCATCAAATCGCTGCACGACACCGTGCAAGCGCAAGGCGCGAAGCTGGCCGAGTGGAACGCGCTGCTCGAACAACGCGTGAGCGAACAGTTGGGCCAACTCGAACGATTGGGTAAGCTCAGGCGCTTCTTTTCGCCGCAACTCGCCGAAGCCATAGTCTCCGGCGGCACGGACGATCCCTTGCGAAGCCACCGCCGTGAAGTCGTCGTGGTGTTTCTCGATTTGCGCGGATTCACGGCGTTTGCCGAAACCGCCGAGCCCGAGGAAGTGATGCGCGTGCTGCGCGAATATCATGCCGAAATGGGCAAGCTCATCGTCGCGCACGAAGGAACGCTCGAGCGTTTCACCGGCGACGGCATGATGATTTTTTTCAACGATCCGGTCATCATTGCCAATCCCGCAGAACGCGCACTGCGCATGGCAATCGCGATGCGCGCGCGCGTCAATGACATGAGCATAGTGTGGCGCAAGCTCGGTTATGATCTCGGACTCGGAATCGGCATCGCGCAAGGCTTCGCCACGATCGGTGCGATCGGTTTCGAGGGCAGATTCGACTACGGCGCCGTCGGCACCGTCACCAATCTCGCCGCGCGACTTTGCTCCGAGGCGGCAAGCGCACAAATTCTGATCGATCACAAGGCGCTGGCCGCGGTGGAAAATATCGTCAACTTCGAGGAGATCGGCGAGGTTCATCTGAAAGGCTTCA
Protein-coding regions in this window:
- a CDS encoding response regulator, translating into MNAKILVVDDHPQNVKLLADLLGAKGYEVVTAACGREALDKVADTHPDLVLLDVMMPGMNGYEVCALLRANPATAMLPVVMVTALDAREERVQGIEAGADDFLSKPINQPELLARVRSLLRIKSLHDTVQAQGAKLAEWNALLEQRVSEQLGQLERLGKLRRFFSPQLAEAIVSGGTDDPLRSHRREVVVVFLDLRGFTAFAETAEPEEVMRVLREYHAEMGKLIVAHEGTLERFTGDGMMIFFNDPVIIANPAERALRMAIAMRARVNDMSIVWRKLGYDLGLGIGIAQGFATIGAIGFEGRFDYGAVGTVTNLAARLCSEAASAQILIDHKALAAVENIVNFEEIGEVHLKGFSRPVAAARIVALKAADTSHA